Proteins encoded together in one Bosea sp. (in: a-proteobacteria) window:
- a CDS encoding PAS domain-containing sensor histidine kinase, translated as MASASVPTMARGEWLAPASIDALSSGGLSLILAGLTVFATTTSLIYVRERSRWHKREAKLAADLEAARGHQERLSMLLSADPQVVVSWKGRDAEPVFEGDSGFLGAPGAALALAYGSWAPPADAKRLELATDALKERGEAFALTLRSKAGPFIDVEGRPVAGRAVIRFREVTGERAEVMSLRGELQRIAADHAALSSLLTGLPHPAWMRNGEGRLTWVNAAYARAVEAADAAAAVKSGVELLDRGERDAAARARREGTTFALRAPAVVCGQRRTLDIMELPTAVGHAGFAIDMSELEAIRADLQRQMDAHVRTLDRLKTAVAVFDGAQRLVYRNAGFEALWSLEAGFLDAQPSDGEILDRLRAERRLPELGDYRSWKAAAQAAYAATRASEDWWYLPDGRTIHVVASPNPQGGVTYLYDDVTERFTLESRFNALSRTQRETLDSLREGVAVFGSDGRLKLSNPAFAQSWRIQGGDLAAGAPHIDEVIRLCRPLFPQDEVWTELHSVVTGVRDAREDYSCRIERRDGTVLDMSAAPLPDGATLISFADVTASVNVERALTEKNEALEKVSRLREDFVHHVSYELRSPLTNIIGFAQLLGTETVGALNEKQRDYTSHIVRSSGALLAIINDILDLATIDNGALTLEIGDVDVTEAIAQAASGLEDRLADTKLELKVAIDPGTGPLRADGKRLRQVIFNLLSNAIGFSSPGQTVTVGATRTGDEIRITVADQGRGIPAEVIEKVFERFESHSLGSSHRGVGLGLSIVRSIVELHGGHVELDSAPGQGTRVTAVFPAQGVPLSDAAE; from the coding sequence GTGGCTTCCGCATCCGTCCCGACCATGGCTCGCGGCGAATGGCTGGCGCCGGCCTCGATCGACGCGCTGAGCTCCGGCGGGCTGTCGCTGATCCTGGCGGGCCTCACCGTCTTCGCCACGACGACCTCGCTGATCTATGTGCGCGAGCGCTCGCGCTGGCACAAGCGCGAGGCCAAGCTCGCGGCCGATCTCGAAGCGGCGCGCGGCCATCAGGAGCGGCTGTCCATGCTGCTTTCAGCCGACCCGCAGGTGGTGGTGAGCTGGAAGGGCCGCGACGCCGAGCCCGTCTTCGAGGGTGACAGCGGCTTTCTCGGCGCGCCGGGCGCGGCGCTCGCCCTCGCCTATGGCAGCTGGGCGCCGCCGGCCGACGCCAAGCGGCTGGAGCTGGCGACCGACGCGCTGAAGGAGCGTGGCGAGGCCTTCGCCCTGACGCTGCGCAGCAAGGCCGGCCCCTTCATCGACGTCGAGGGCCGTCCCGTCGCCGGGCGCGCGGTGATCCGCTTCCGGGAGGTGACGGGCGAGCGCGCCGAGGTGATGAGCCTGCGCGGCGAGCTTCAGCGCATCGCAGCCGACCATGCCGCGCTCTCGAGCCTGCTCACCGGGCTGCCGCATCCGGCCTGGATGCGCAACGGCGAGGGCCGCCTGACCTGGGTCAACGCCGCCTATGCGCGCGCGGTCGAGGCGGCCGACGCCGCCGCGGCCGTCAAGAGCGGGGTCGAGCTGCTCGACCGCGGCGAGCGCGACGCCGCCGCCCGCGCCCGGCGCGAGGGCACGACCTTCGCGCTTCGGGCGCCGGCCGTCGTCTGCGGCCAGCGGCGCACGCTCGATATCATGGAACTGCCGACCGCGGTCGGCCATGCGGGCTTTGCCATCGACATGAGCGAGCTCGAGGCGATCCGCGCCGATCTCCAGCGCCAGATGGACGCTCATGTCCGCACGCTCGACCGGCTCAAGACGGCGGTGGCCGTCTTCGACGGCGCCCAGCGCCTGGTCTACCGCAATGCCGGCTTCGAGGCGCTCTGGTCGCTGGAAGCGGGCTTCCTCGATGCCCAGCCCAGCGACGGCGAGATCCTCGACCGGCTGCGCGCCGAGCGCCGCCTGCCCGAGCTCGGCGACTACCGCAGCTGGAAGGCGGCGGCGCAGGCGGCCTATGCGGCGACACGCGCAAGCGAGGACTGGTGGTATCTGCCCGACGGGCGCACGATCCATGTCGTCGCCAGCCCCAATCCGCAGGGCGGCGTCACCTATCTCTATGACGACGTGACCGAGCGCTTCACGCTGGAATCGCGCTTCAACGCGCTGTCACGCACCCAGCGCGAGACGCTGGATTCGCTGCGCGAGGGCGTCGCGGTGTTCGGCTCGGACGGGCGGCTCAAGCTCTCGAACCCGGCCTTCGCCCAGTCCTGGCGGATCCAGGGCGGCGATCTCGCGGCGGGGGCGCCGCATATCGACGAGGTCATCCGGCTCTGCCGCCCGCTCTTCCCGCAGGACGAGGTCTGGACCGAGCTGCACAGCGTCGTCACCGGCGTGCGCGACGCGCGCGAGGACTATAGCTGCCGCATCGAGCGGCGCGACGGCACGGTGCTCGACATGTCCGCCGCGCCCCTGCCGGACGGCGCGACGCTGATCTCCTTCGCCGACGTCACGGCGAGCGTCAATGTCGAGCGGGCGCTGACCGAGAAGAACGAGGCGCTGGAGAAGGTCTCGCGGCTGCGCGAGGATTTCGTCCACCACGTGTCCTACGAGCTGCGCTCGCCGCTGACCAACATCATCGGCTTCGCGCAGTTGCTCGGCACCGAGACGGTCGGCGCGCTCAACGAGAAGCAGCGCGACTACACCTCCCACATCGTCCGCTCGTCCGGCGCGCTGCTCGCCATCATCAACGACATCCTCGACCTCGCCACCATCGACAACGGCGCGCTGACGCTCGAGATCGGCGATGTCGACGTCACCGAGGCCATCGCGCAGGCGGCCTCCGGGCTCGAAGACCGGCTGGCCGACACCAAGCTCGAGCTCAAGGTCGCGATCGACCCCGGCACGGGCCCGCTGCGCGCCGACGGCAAGCGCCTGCGCCAGGTGATCTTCAACCTGCTCTCCAACGCCATCGGCTTCTCCTCGCCCGGCCAGACCGTCACGGTCGGCGCGACGCGCACGGGCGACGAGATCCGCATCACCGTCGCCGATCAGGGCCGGGGCATCCCGGCCGAGGTCATCGAAAAGGTGTTCGAGCGTTTCGAGAGCCATTCGCTCGGCTCCAGCCATCGCGGCGTCGGCCTGGGGCTCTCCATCGTCCGCTCGATCGTCGAGCTGCATGGCGGCCATGTCGAGCTCGATTCGGCGCCCGGCCAGGGCACGCGGGTGACGGCCGTCTTCCCGGCCCAGGGCGTGCCGCTCTCGGACGCCGCCGAATGA
- the tsaE gene encoding tRNA (adenosine(37)-N6)-threonylcarbamoyltransferase complex ATPase subunit type 1 TsaE: MTEEARKAGAHRLLLADEAATVRLAADIAAILKPGDIVALSGHLGSGKSLLARAILRELAQDPALEAPSPTFTLVQSYETARGTVLHADLYRVRSPDELDDLGLVEDIDRLILLVEWPDRAGTRLPAGRRLDIVLDVDPDNPETGRIAALSGGVLWKQRLAIAVASRRLVDAAGWGAARRDFMLGDASTRAYERLTQASGETAVLMISPPRPDGPPVRLGKPYSALAHLAETIEAFVAMDRGLRSLGYSAPEIFAEDLTTGLLLIEDLGHEGVIDAQRRPIPERYEAAALWLADLHRHTLPSILPVAEGRDHTLPEYDRQALAIETELILEWYAPHIAGVTLPAVTQAEFARIWNRLFDEVLAAPTTWTLRDVHSPNLIWLENRLGHARLGLIDFQDAVNGHPAYDLVSLGQDARIDVPAALELRLLAAYGAARRAETPDFDLAGFARAYAILGAQRNTKIAGIFARLDKRDGKPDYLKHLPRVEAYLRRNLEHPALEELKGWYQAHMPKLFETGAAD; encoded by the coding sequence ATGACGGAGGAAGCCCGCAAGGCCGGGGCCCACCGCCTCCTGCTGGCGGACGAGGCGGCAACAGTGCGGCTTGCCGCCGACATCGCCGCGATCCTGAAGCCCGGCGACATCGTCGCGCTCTCCGGCCATCTCGGCTCCGGCAAGTCGCTGCTCGCGCGCGCCATCCTGCGCGAGCTGGCGCAGGACCCGGCGCTGGAAGCCCCGAGCCCAACCTTCACACTCGTCCAGAGCTACGAGACGGCGCGCGGCACCGTGCTGCATGCCGATCTCTACCGTGTGCGCTCGCCCGACGAGCTCGACGATCTCGGGCTCGTCGAGGATATCGACCGGCTGATCCTGCTGGTCGAATGGCCGGACCGGGCCGGCACCCGCCTGCCGGCGGGACGGCGCCTCGACATCGTGCTCGACGTCGACCCGGACAATCCCGAGACCGGCCGCATCGCCGCTCTTTCGGGCGGCGTCCTCTGGAAGCAGCGGCTCGCCATCGCGGTCGCCTCGCGCCGGCTGGTCGACGCCGCCGGCTGGGGTGCAGCGCGCCGCGACTTCATGCTCGGCGACGCCTCGACGCGCGCCTATGAGCGCCTGACGCAAGCCTCAGGCGAGACCGCCGTGCTGATGATCTCGCCGCCGCGCCCGGACGGGCCGCCGGTCAGGCTCGGCAAGCCCTACAGCGCGCTCGCCCATCTCGCCGAGACCATCGAGGCTTTCGTCGCGATGGATCGCGGCCTGCGCTCGCTCGGCTATTCGGCGCCGGAGATTTTCGCCGAGGACCTGACCACCGGCCTCCTGCTGATCGAGGATCTGGGCCACGAAGGCGTGATCGATGCGCAGCGCCGGCCGATCCCCGAGCGCTACGAGGCGGCGGCGCTCTGGCTCGCCGATCTCCACCGCCACACCCTGCCGTCGATCCTGCCGGTGGCCGAGGGGCGCGATCACACGCTGCCCGAATACGACCGCCAGGCGCTCGCCATCGAGACCGAGCTGATCCTGGAATGGTATGCGCCCCACATCGCCGGCGTGACCTTGCCCGCGGTGACGCAGGCCGAGTTCGCCCGGATCTGGAACAGGCTCTTCGACGAGGTTCTGGCCGCGCCGACGACCTGGACGCTGCGCGACGTCCATTCGCCCAATCTGATCTGGCTGGAAAACCGCCTGGGCCATGCCCGGCTCGGCCTGATCGACTTCCAGGACGCGGTCAACGGCCACCCGGCCTATGACCTGGTCTCGCTCGGCCAGGATGCCCGCATCGACGTGCCGGCCGCGCTGGAACTGCGACTGCTCGCGGCCTATGGCGCGGCGCGGCGGGCCGAGACGCCGGATTTCGACCTCGCCGGCTTCGCCCGCGCCTACGCGATCCTCGGCGCCCAGCGCAACACCAAGATCGCCGGCATCTTCGCCCGCCTCGACAAGCGCGACGGCAAGCCGGACTATCTGAAGCACCTGCCGCGCGTCGAAGCCTACTTGCGCCGCAACCTCGAGCACCCCGCCCTCGAAGAGCTGAAGGGCTGGTACCAGGCGCATATGCCGAAGCTGTTCGAGACCGGCGCGGCGGACTAG
- the addB gene encoding double-strand break repair protein AddB: MPELNLFSIPAGAPFLEVLAQAMLHGRLGPVHDPADPAAMARTTLYLPTRRAARAFAAILAQKLDGRPLLLPRIVPLGDLDEAETALIGAGAWAQGRVAPVAPFERRMLLTRLVDAWGRSANRSHLRLDPAEPALVPATLAEAYGLAGDLAALLDQMQTEGVPVERLATLDAARFDKVWQLNAGFLAILGEAWPAILAERGACDPAAFRNRMLAAERDRLVAGGATGPIIAAGSTGTVPATARLLAAIARLPNGAVVLPGIDLGLDRRAWDAIAREPAPSHPQAALHHLMETLQAVRDDVRELSEPDPARAARAALLREAMLPASVTELWSDVAARVPEAMAAEGFRGLRVVEAADEREEALIVAIALRETLERPGAHAALVTPDRGLAERVAVELRRWGVEVDDSAGLPLGRWPAGSLMRLILEAALAQMSPATLVPLLAHPLCRLGLSREAVTRGAAALEIGTWRGNAVGQGLAGLHVALGQWGELREGRHVPGPRRRLSADGRAAATTLLNAIERAAAPLLEAFFLDAPSLAAVAEAARAAVAAFSAGEASEPLAFVGPDGEALSALFDDLAAAEAAMPPGGRAQDFVAILDGLMNERAVTRKAPGYPRVAIWGLLEARLLEADHVVLGGLTETVWPPQTVTDSFVNRPMRAELGLSSPERRIGQTAHDFVMAALAREVTLTRPRKAGEAETIASRFWQRLQAVTPQPVWAQAVKEGARLRALAAALSAPADAKPVARPAPRPPRALQPLSLSVTEVETLYRDPYQIHARKILKLDALDELVADPTAQDRGKLLHGIVEEFTTTYPQGLPADAHGRLVEIGARLFRAYDDVPEVRAFWWPRFLLAAGHFVAWEERRRGDIARVGVELFTGASFPLADGAAFRLSGRADRVELTREPALRIIDFKTGAPPSKAQVEKGFAPQLTLEAELAARAGFEGLSGPAPVAAVLYMKLHHDPKGWAKDKPLDFDDETLADVAARHLERLLEYLDALRSGREPFVSRRAPDYIRYASPYDHLARVKEWSAAPGGDEGGES; the protein is encoded by the coding sequence ATGCCTGAGCTCAACCTGTTCAGCATCCCGGCCGGCGCCCCCTTCCTGGAGGTGCTGGCGCAGGCGATGCTCCACGGCCGGCTGGGACCGGTCCATGACCCGGCCGATCCCGCCGCTATGGCGCGGACCACGCTCTACCTGCCGACGCGCCGGGCCGCGCGCGCCTTCGCCGCGATCCTCGCCCAAAAGCTCGACGGCCGGCCGCTGCTGCTGCCGCGCATCGTCCCGCTCGGCGATCTCGACGAGGCCGAAACGGCGCTGATCGGCGCCGGCGCCTGGGCGCAAGGGCGCGTCGCGCCTGTCGCGCCGTTCGAACGCCGCATGCTGCTGACGCGGCTCGTCGATGCCTGGGGCCGCAGCGCCAACCGCAGCCATCTGAGGCTCGACCCAGCCGAGCCCGCGCTGGTGCCGGCGACCCTGGCCGAAGCCTATGGGCTCGCCGGCGATCTCGCCGCCCTGCTCGACCAGATGCAGACGGAGGGCGTGCCCGTCGAAAGGCTGGCCACGCTCGATGCCGCCCGCTTCGACAAGGTCTGGCAGCTCAATGCCGGCTTCCTCGCCATTCTCGGCGAGGCCTGGCCCGCAATCCTGGCCGAGCGCGGCGCCTGCGACCCGGCCGCCTTCCGAAACCGCATGCTCGCGGCCGAGCGTGACAGGCTCGTCGCCGGCGGCGCGACGGGGCCGATCATCGCCGCCGGCTCGACCGGAACGGTGCCCGCGACCGCACGGCTGCTCGCGGCGATCGCCCGGCTGCCGAACGGGGCCGTCGTCCTGCCCGGCATCGATCTCGGATTGGACCGGCGCGCCTGGGATGCGATCGCGAGGGAACCCGCGCCCTCGCATCCGCAGGCGGCCCTGCACCATCTGATGGAGACGCTCCAGGCGGTCCGCGACGACGTGCGGGAACTGTCCGAGCCCGACCCTGCGCGCGCCGCGCGGGCCGCGCTGCTGCGCGAGGCGATGCTGCCGGCCTCGGTCACCGAGCTCTGGTCCGATGTCGCCGCCCGCGTCCCCGAGGCGATGGCGGCGGAAGGTTTCCGGGGCCTGCGCGTCGTCGAGGCCGCCGACGAGCGCGAGGAGGCGCTGATCGTCGCCATCGCGCTGCGCGAGACGCTGGAACGGCCCGGCGCCCATGCGGCGCTGGTGACGCCCGATCGCGGCCTCGCCGAGCGCGTCGCGGTCGAGCTCAGGCGCTGGGGCGTCGAGGTCGACGATTCCGCCGGCCTGCCGCTGGGACGCTGGCCGGCGGGCTCGCTCATGCGGCTGATCCTTGAAGCGGCGCTGGCACAGATGTCGCCGGCGACGCTGGTGCCGCTCCTCGCCCATCCGCTCTGCCGGCTGGGCCTGAGCCGCGAGGCGGTGACGCGCGGCGCGGCGGCACTCGAGATCGGGACATGGCGCGGCAACGCCGTCGGCCAGGGGCTGGCGGGTTTGCATGTCGCGCTCGGCCAATGGGGCGAGTTGCGGGAAGGACGGCACGTACCCGGCCCGCGCAGGCGGCTCTCGGCGGATGGCCGGGCTGCCGCCACCACGCTGCTCAACGCGATCGAGCGTGCCGCCGCCCCGCTGCTCGAAGCGTTCTTTCTCGACGCGCCGTCGCTCGCGGCCGTTGCGGAGGCGGCCCGCGCGGCTGTCGCCGCCTTCAGCGCAGGCGAGGCCAGCGAGCCGCTCGCCTTCGTCGGCCCGGACGGGGAAGCGCTGTCGGCGCTGTTCGACGATCTCGCCGCCGCCGAGGCCGCGATGCCGCCGGGCGGGCGGGCGCAGGATTTCGTCGCGATCCTCGACGGCCTCATGAACGAGCGTGCCGTGACGCGCAAGGCGCCGGGCTATCCGCGCGTCGCGATCTGGGGGCTGCTCGAAGCGCGCCTGCTGGAGGCCGACCATGTCGTGCTCGGCGGGCTCACCGAGACCGTCTGGCCGCCGCAGACCGTGACCGATTCCTTCGTCAACCGGCCGATGCGCGCGGAGCTCGGCCTGTCGTCGCCCGAGCGCCGCATCGGCCAGACCGCGCATGATTTCGTCATGGCGGCCCTGGCGCGCGAGGTCACGCTGACGCGTCCGCGCAAGGCGGGCGAGGCCGAGACCATCGCCTCGCGCTTCTGGCAGCGCCTGCAGGCGGTGACGCCGCAGCCGGTCTGGGCGCAAGCCGTGAAGGAAGGCGCGAGGCTCAGGGCGCTGGCCGCCGCGCTGAGCGCGCCCGCGGATGCAAAGCCCGTCGCCCGCCCGGCGCCGCGCCCGCCGCGCGCGCTCCAGCCGCTCTCGCTCAGCGTCACCGAGGTCGAGACGCTCTATCGCGACCCCTACCAGATCCATGCCCGCAAGATCCTGAAGCTCGACGCGCTCGACGAGCTGGTGGCGGACCCGACCGCCCAGGATCGCGGCAAGCTGCTGCACGGCATCGTCGAGGAGTTCACCACGACCTATCCGCAAGGGCTGCCGGCCGACGCCCATGGGCGGCTCGTCGAGATCGGCGCCCGGCTCTTCCGCGCCTATGACGACGTGCCGGAGGTGCGTGCCTTCTGGTGGCCGCGCTTCCTGCTCGCGGCCGGGCATTTCGTCGCCTGGGAGGAGCGCCGGCGCGGCGACATCGCCCGCGTCGGCGTCGAGCTCTTCACCGGCGCGAGCTTCCCGCTTGCGGACGGCGCTGCCTTTCGCCTGAGCGGCCGGGCCGACCGGGTCGAGCTGACACGCGAGCCAGCGCTCAGGATCATCGACTTCAAGACCGGCGCGCCGCCGAGCAAGGCGCAGGTGGAGAAGGGTTTCGCCCCGCAACTGACGCTCGAAGCGGAACTCGCCGCCCGCGCCGGCTTCGAGGGGCTCAGCGGTCCGGCGCCGGTCGCGGCGGTCCTCTACATGAAGCTCCACCACGATCCGAAGGGCTGGGCCAAGGACAAGCCCCTCGACTTTGACGACGAGACGCTGGCCGATGTCGCAGCGCGCCATCTCGAACGCCTGCTGGAATATCTCGACGCCCTGCGCTCCGGCCGCGAACCTTTCGTCTCGCGCCGCGCGCCGGACTATATCCGCTACGCCAGCCCCTACGATCACCTCGCCCGCGTCAAGGAATGGTCGGCCGCACCCGGCGGAGACGAGGGGGGCGAATCGTGA
- the addA gene encoding double-strand break repair helicase AddA, translating into MKPGWIVPPLTEQRQAQAADPGLSAWVSANAGSGKTHVLVNRVLRLLLDDVAASRMLCITYTKAAAANMANRIFKALGNWATLSDAELGRALTNLTGRAPNAAERAKARRLFAQALETPGSLRIETIHAFCTRVLQAAPFEANVPPRFEVADEPAQAEMLRAARRELLARVAADPEGPEARALDLLARLAAQDSFESMVQEALRQRALFSDEGGRARDPAAVRAGIAAFLGIAPDLAADDVRFRFRAELATLPGLPALIDALQAGSATRQTFAATLRTLLAGQDDGNPVGFCRRGFITEAGTVNANIRGKGKSEFDGALLATLEALAACLLEAAEQLNAVAIRDRSAALALLVTRMLASYQRQKSLRSALDYDDLIARTRSLLERVEAAWVLYKLDAGIDHILLDEAQDTGEAQWAILRKLAEEFTSGGDLAAKPRTVFVVGDEKQSIYGFQGAAPSAFGEERRALGQRIRAAQRAFESISLNTSFRSAPDIMQAVDAVFALPEHARGLVFDGAARPEIHDTVRRNAPGTVDIWPLAANDTGKAPDAWTTPVDAPERRSGTVKLALRIARTLRRWHDAGRDDLGNRFAAGDVMILLRQRGGLFEAIVKALKDAGVPVTGRDRLTLAEHPAVEDLIVLGRALLLPDDDLTLATALKTPLIDLDDDDLLRLAPGRDGSLRAALREAAASEPRYAAAEAKLVHWTREAGRCGPFRFFADLLGPGGGRSLALARLGAEAGDALDAFLNAALDHERRYGPSLAGFLQHVAGSATDVKRDLSASAGEVRVMTVHGAKGLEAKVVILADLGPEPGARRLPKILAVPAPPGGLVPLWPPAAAEDVRATAAAKETVIAQMVEEHHRLLYVAMTRAEDRLIVCGAQARGEAPPGSWYAMIEQGLMQSEAGLKLLGEGEEATARFMVSAPVPATEASRPEGEAAPVAVPDWLTRRVAREAAPLPPLKPSSAFSAADGEERPGDGPFLAEAAAAGRLAHLLLQILPGVPEARRLATAQALAEARGAALAPERRVRIVADALRLLAAPALAGLFAADALAEVPVAGSIRLPDGEPRAVSGRIDRLAVTAESVIVADFKTSARPPREADAIPPATIAQLAAYAALMREIYPGRAVRALVIYTASLSCFELDAARLDAALAGLAAPPMDPPP; encoded by the coding sequence GTGAAGCCGGGCTGGATCGTCCCGCCGTTGACCGAGCAGCGCCAGGCGCAGGCCGCCGATCCCGGCCTCTCCGCCTGGGTCTCGGCCAATGCCGGCTCGGGCAAGACCCATGTGCTGGTCAACCGGGTGCTCAGGCTCCTGCTCGACGATGTCGCAGCCAGCCGCATGCTCTGCATCACCTATACCAAGGCGGCGGCCGCCAACATGGCGAACCGCATCTTCAAGGCGCTGGGGAACTGGGCGACGCTCTCCGACGCGGAACTCGGCCGGGCCCTGACCAACCTCACCGGCCGGGCGCCAAACGCGGCCGAACGGGCGAAGGCGCGCCGGCTGTTCGCACAGGCGCTGGAGACGCCGGGGAGCCTGCGCATCGAGACCATCCACGCCTTCTGCACGCGCGTCCTGCAGGCGGCCCCCTTCGAGGCCAACGTGCCGCCCCGCTTCGAGGTCGCCGACGAGCCGGCGCAGGCCGAGATGCTGCGCGCCGCCCGCCGCGAGCTGCTCGCCCGCGTCGCGGCCGATCCGGAGGGGCCGGAAGCGCGCGCGCTCGACCTGCTCGCCAGGCTCGCCGCGCAGGATAGTTTCGAGTCGATGGTCCAGGAGGCGCTGCGCCAGCGCGCGCTGTTCAGCGACGAAGGCGGCCGCGCCCGCGATCCCGCCGCGGTCCGGGCCGGCATCGCCGCCTTCCTCGGCATCGCGCCCGATCTCGCCGCCGACGACGTCCGCTTCCGTTTCCGGGCGGAGCTGGCGACACTGCCGGGCCTTCCTGCGCTGATCGACGCGCTCCAGGCCGGCAGCGCCACGCGCCAGACCTTCGCGGCGACCCTGCGAACCCTGCTCGCCGGGCAGGACGACGGCAATCCGGTCGGGTTCTGCCGGCGCGGCTTCATCACCGAGGCCGGCACGGTCAACGCCAACATCCGCGGCAAGGGCAAGTCCGAGTTCGACGGCGCCTTGCTTGCGACCTTGGAAGCGCTCGCCGCCTGCCTGCTGGAGGCGGCCGAGCAGTTGAACGCCGTCGCGATCCGCGACCGCAGCGCGGCGCTCGCGCTGCTGGTGACGCGCATGCTCGCCTCCTACCAGCGCCAGAAGAGCCTGCGTTCGGCTCTCGACTATGACGACCTGATCGCGCGCACGCGCTCGCTGCTGGAGCGGGTCGAGGCCGCCTGGGTGCTCTACAAGCTCGATGCCGGGATCGACCACATCCTGCTCGACGAGGCGCAGGACACCGGCGAAGCGCAATGGGCGATCCTGCGCAAGCTCGCCGAGGAGTTCACCAGCGGCGGCGATCTTGCGGCAAAACCGCGCACCGTCTTCGTCGTCGGCGACGAGAAGCAGTCGATCTACGGCTTCCAGGGGGCGGCGCCCTCCGCCTTCGGCGAGGAGCGCCGCGCGCTCGGCCAGCGCATCCGGGCGGCGCAGCGGGCGTTCGAGTCGATCAGCCTCAACACCTCCTTCCGCTCGGCGCCGGACATCATGCAGGCGGTCGATGCCGTGTTCGCCCTGCCGGAGCATGCCCGCGGCCTCGTCTTCGACGGTGCGGCCCGGCCGGAGATCCACGACACGGTGCGCCGCAACGCGCCCGGAACCGTCGACATCTGGCCGCTCGCCGCCAACGACACGGGCAAGGCGCCCGATGCCTGGACGACGCCGGTCGACGCGCCGGAGCGGCGCAGCGGCACGGTGAAGCTCGCCTTGCGCATCGCCCGCACCCTGCGGCGCTGGCACGATGCCGGCCGCGACGATCTCGGCAACCGCTTCGCGGCCGGCGACGTCATGATCCTGCTGCGCCAGCGCGGCGGCCTGTTCGAGGCGATCGTCAAGGCGCTGAAGGATGCCGGCGTGCCCGTTACCGGCCGCGACCGGCTGACGCTCGCCGAGCATCCGGCGGTGGAGGACCTGATCGTGCTCGGCCGCGCCCTGCTCCTGCCCGACGACGACCTGACGCTCGCCACCGCGCTCAAGACGCCGCTGATCGACCTTGACGACGACGATCTCCTGCGCCTCGCACCCGGCCGCGACGGTTCGCTGCGCGCCGCCTTGCGGGAGGCCGCCGCGAGCGAGCCGCGCTATGCCGCCGCCGAGGCGAAGCTCGTCCACTGGACGCGGGAGGCCGGGCGCTGCGGGCCGTTCCGCTTCTTCGCCGATCTGCTGGGCCCCGGCGGCGGGCGCAGCCTCGCGCTCGCCCGGCTCGGCGCGGAAGCGGGCGACGCGCTCGACGCCTTCCTCAACGCCGCGCTCGACCATGAGCGCCGCTACGGCCCTTCGCTCGCCGGCTTCCTCCAGCATGTCGCCGGCAGCGCGACGGATGTGAAGCGCGACCTCTCGGCCAGCGCCGGCGAGGTCCGCGTCATGACCGTGCACGGCGCGAAGGGGCTGGAGGCGAAGGTCGTCATCCTCGCCGATCTGGGGCCGGAGCCCGGTGCGCGGCGCCTGCCGAAGATCCTGGCCGTGCCGGCGCCGCCGGGCGGGCTCGTGCCGCTCTGGCCGCCGGCCGCGGCGGAGGATGTCCGGGCGACGGCCGCAGCCAAGGAAACCGTGATCGCGCAGATGGTCGAGGAGCATCACCGCCTGCTCTATGTCGCGATGACCCGCGCCGAGGACCGGCTGATCGTCTGCGGTGCGCAAGCCAGGGGCGAGGCGCCGCCGGGAAGCTGGTATGCGATGATCGAGCAGGGGCTGATGCAGTCGGAAGCCGGCCTGAAGCTCCTCGGCGAAGGCGAGGAGGCGACGGCGCGCTTCATGGTCTCGGCGCCGGTGCCGGCAACCGAGGCGAGCCGGCCGGAGGGCGAGGCCGCGCCCGTCGCCGTGCCGGATTGGCTGACCAGGCGGGTCGCGCGCGAGGCCGCGCCCCTGCCGCCGCTGAAGCCGTCGAGCGCCTTTTCCGCCGCCGATGGCGAGGAGCGGCCGGGCGACGGCCCCTTCCTGGCCGAGGCGGCGGCGGCCGGCCGGCTGGCGCATCTCCTGCTGCAGATCCTGCCGGGCGTTCCGGAAGCGCGCCGGCTCGCGACGGCGCAGGCGCTCGCCGAAGCGCGCGGCGCGGCCCTGGCGCCGGAGCGGCGCGTCCGCATCGTCGCGGACGCCCTGCGCCTGCTGGCAGCTCCCGCCCTTGCCGGGCTGTTTGCCGCTGACGCCCTGGCGGAAGTGCCCGTGGCCGGTTCGATCCGGCTGCCGGATGGCGAGCCGCGCGCCGTCTCCGGGCGGATCGACCGCTTGGCGGTGACGGCGGAAAGCGTCATCGTCGCCGATTTCAAGACCTCCGCCCGGCCCCCGCGCGAGGCGGATGCGATTCCGCCCGCGACGATCGCGCAGCTTGCCGCCTATGCCGCGCTGATGCGGGAGATCTATCCGGGCCGGGCAGTCAGGGCGCTGGTGATCTATACAGCGAGCCTTTCCTGCTTCGAGCTCGACGCGGCCCGGCTCGACGCCGCGCTCGCAGGCCTCGCCGCGCCGCCGATGGATCCTCCGCCATGA